CTTGGGAATTTTAGATCTCTTATGGATGAGGAAGAGGCTCTTGAAGTAGAAAGTAGCGGTAGGCTTTGGGGCGTGATTATGCCCTTTGCTTATAGCTTTGCGCCTTCGCTTGAGAGTGCTCAAAACCTGCTAAAAGAGCTAAAAAGCTCTACTAAAAAAGAAATTAAGCTAAATCTAGCCTTAAATGGAGAAATAATCGGCGATATTGATATAAAAAGCTTTTATGAACAAAAAAATCCTGATCTTAGCATTTTTACTGCCAAAAATATTTGCATTTTAAACAAAGATGGCGAACAAAGCGGCAAAATCGCAATTAGTGGCGAGTTTAGCCTGCGCAAAAACGAGCTAATAAGCACAAAAGAGAAAATCCAAAAGCGTATAGCCGAAGTTGGCGCTAGCAAGGTTACAGCTATCATGCTTACAGCAGATCCCCTGCACCGCTTACATGAAAGGCTCATTCGCATGACGATTGACAAGGCTGATTTGGTTTTGATCTTTTTGGTGCGGACCTTTAGCAGCGAGGGTAGGCTTGATTTTGACCTGCGTCTTGAGTGCTTGGAGTATGTCTGCGAGAACTATATCCCAAAAGAGCGAGTTTGCATCGTGCCTTTTAGCAATACCACGCTTTTTAGCGACCATATAAATCCTGTTTTAGAGGCGATAGCTGCTAAAAACTTTGGCGCAAATAAGCTAGTAATTGGACAATCTCACACCGGACTTGGGCTTCATTATGAGCACAACATCGCTAGCACCTTGCTTGATGATTATGCTAGTGAGCTTGGGCTTGAGCTTATTGTGATGCCTGAGATGTTTTACTGCGAGCTTTGCCACACCATAGTAAGCTCAAAATCCTGCCCACACGGAGCGCACCACCACATCAAATACCATGTAAATACGCTCAAAAAACTGCTATTTAAAGGCATAATGCCACCAGCCATGCTCATGCGTCCGCAAGTCTCTGCTATAATTTTAGATAGGCTTTATCCTAAGCGTTTTAACTCACTTCAAAAGCTCTGCGGCGATTTATTCCCAAATGATGGCATAGTAGAGTCTTACTCACAGCGAGATTTTTATGAAAAGCTCATGCGCTTATACCAAACCAGCTCGCTTGGTAGCTAGTTTTCTGGGGGTTAGGGGGTGTCTTTTATTCTAGAGTAATTTTCTAGGGAATTCTAAATTTTTCTAAATTTTAGAATTCCTAAGCTAAATTTAGAATTCCCAAACTAGAATTCCTAAGGCTAAAACTAGAATTCCTAAAAAATACCCCCTAACCCCAAAAACAATTCTAGAGTATTTTCACTCTAGCTTGTAAATATTAGAAGTAATTTTGCTAACAAAGTCTTTGTCATGACTAGCAATCAGCATGCTAGCATCAATGCTACCTAAAATCTCAGCTAACCTAGCAGAGCTACTCTCATCAAGCCCAGCTGTAGGCTCGTCTAAAAACACGATTTTTGGCTCAGTTATCAGCACGCCAGCTAGGGCTACTAGCTTTTTCTCGCCACCGCTTAGATGAAAGCAAATTTTATCCTTTAAGTGCGAAATACCAAGGCTCTCAAGCATTTTTAGAGCCTTGGTATTAGCTTGCTCTTTGCTAGCACAAAGCTCAAAACTAAGCAGACCAAAGCCCACATCATCAAGCACACTAGCCCTTACAAACTGATCATTGCTGTCTTGGAACAAAAAGCCGATTTTACTGCGGTGTTTCTCAAAATCTTTTAGGCTTTTCATCTCATCATCAAAGATGAAAATCTGCCCAGAACTAGCTGGCAAAAGCCCTGCTAAAATCATTAGCAAGGTGCTTTTGCCCCTACCATTTGGTGCTAGTAAGGCTAACTTTTGTTTATGCGCAAGACTTAGGCTAAAATCTCTAAAAAGCTCACGCCCAGCTATCTTAGCGCAGATTTTCACAGCCGATAACGAACAACTCATAAAAACTCCAAATAAGGTAAAATAACGCAGATTATAACGCAAATTAACAAAAATATCTCAGCCCCAAAAGCCCTAAACTTCTGCTCCCACAAAATCTGCGATTTAAAGCCCCTAGCTTTTAGCGTAAGTTCCAAGCTAGCAGACTTTTTTAGCGCCAAAATCACAAGCAAGGCAACGATATTTGCATATGCTTTTAGCCTAAAAAGTCCCCGCCCTGCCCCACGAGACCAGAGAGCAAGTAAGCGAATGCCAAGCTCTCGGCGCAAAATCTCTACAAAAAATAGCGAGAAATACACAAGACTAACAAACTTTGCGCTAAATTTAAGCTCGCTAAAAAGCCCAGCGATTTGCCCCTCTTTTAGCCCAGCAAAAAGCATTAGATTAAAAAGCATAATGAAATTTGCCCGAAGTGCTATAAGCAAGGCTAGTTCGTAGTTTCTAGTTAGCATCACGCTAAAAACAGCAAAAGCTACAAAAAGATTCAAGAAAAATATCTTTTTAAGCAAGTTTAAAACCGCTATTTTTTTAAGGCAAAAAAGTAGCAAAATTGGCAAGGCAAAAATGGGGCTAAACTCTGCGCTAACACCCACACCAAAGCTATAAATAGCCGTGATTATAAGGCTAAGTGCGCCGTGATTTTTCATCTTTTTTTCTTAGCAACATATATCACGCCAAAAATGATAAAAATTGCTAAAATTGAACCAAAACCTTTAAGGAATTCTAGAAAAACCGAGCTTTTTTCATCTAGCTCATTTTGCGTATTTTGGGGCACTGGCGAGTTTTTTAAGCTTTGCGTGTTTTGCGTATTTTGCGGCAGCGGCGCAGAATTTTTGCTGCTGTTATTTTGTTCTTTTTGCGCAAAGTTTGGATTTTTAAACTCTATTTCTTTTAGATGTCCGCCAGCTGCGATAACAGCGATTTTAAAGCTAATTTTATTTGGCAGCGCAGTATTTACCCTGCCCTGTTCATCTAGCTCTAAGCTAGCAAAGGTGCCATTTTCATCTCTTAGTTCTACCACGCAGTCCTTACAGGCTGAGCCACCATAATAGTAGCCTTTGATTTCAAGGGTGTTATCACTAGATTTAGCAAAGACTTTTAGCGAGTGCGCAAACCCCAGCGAGCACGAAATAATCAGTAAAAATAAAAATCTATTTAACATTTAAAAGCTCCGGTTTTACCTTTAAAATAAAGCCAATAGCAAAAAAGCTTATAAAGCCTTCGATCACCATCAAAACAGCATTTGAAGCTAGCAGCACGCCAGAGAGTGCCTCAAAACCCTCGCCATTTAGCAGTAAAACCACGCTCAAAATCACAGCTGAAATAAAAATCGGCACAAAACCAGCCAAAAACCAGTTAATTTTGCGCTCCAAATGCCTAGCAAAAACAGCACCCAAAATCGCAGGCAAGCCAAGCATGAGCGCATTTAGCCCAAGCACGCTAAACCCACCAAAGCCAAAAAGTAGCCCCTGAAAAATAAGCGCTATCAAAATCGCCAAAAAGGCATTTTTACCAGCAAAAACACCAACTAAGCCACTAAGCATAAGATGAATAGAAGTAATCCCAAGTGGCACATGTATAAACGAACCCATGAAAAAAACAGCACTCATCGCAGCTGTGCGAACTATCTCATCACTTTTAAGTCGCCACAAAAAGTATCCTGCCAAGCAAACTGCCGCCACGCTAGTAGGGATGATAATCTCAGGGCGCAAAACCCCTTCGCTAATATGCATTTTTTGCCTTTTATCACAAGGAATTCTAAAATTCCGTAAAAAAAATTGCTAGGAATTCTAGAATTCCGTAAAATTCCCCCGCAACCCCCTAAAAAAATTGCTAGGGAATTCTAGATTTTATTTAAACTCATCAGCCTTAACCCAAATCACCGCACCAAGCTCAACTGGGTATTCTTTGCCGTCTTTTTTCATCTTTTCATCATCATCTAAAAGCGCCGAAAAGCCCCACCAGCCAGCGCGCGGCATAGTGAAGCTAAACTCACCAAGCTCATTTGTGCGAACCTCAAGCGTGATGTGATCCTCGCTAGGCGCGCTAAGCTTTTTGCCCTCGTTCATAAACTCTACTTCAACCACAGCGTTTTTTACCGGCTTACCCTTATAAAGCACACGGCCGCTAAAACTCATACCAGCATAAAGCGCATAAGGGCGAGTTAGCGGGACAATCTCAGCTTTTAGCCCCACAGGCTCGCCCCAGCCATTACCATAGCCATAGGCATTTACCACGCTTTTTGTGATGTGACGGATGAACTTTTCTTCACTAGGCTCAAAATAGCCTTGCGGATCAGCGTAAAACACATATAGCCCAGGCTCTTTTATCTCAAACTCGCTTTGCCAGTATGAGTTTTGCCCATCTTTTTGCTCTTTTAGACTAGGCAGTAGATCAGTTTTTTTGCCGTTTATAAAGACGCCTGCTTCATTAGGTTTTACCATATTCATCATCATTTGCTCAAAAGGATGAGTGAATTTATAAGTGATTTGAAGTTTTGCTTGCTCTTCAACCACATTTGCGCTAGGGATCACCACACCAAAATGCGCTAGCAACGAACTTGCGCTAAAACCAACAGCCATACAACTTTTAAGAAAAAAGCTTTTCATAGATTATCCTTTACTAAAAAATAATCACAGATTGTAACGCAACTTTTCTTAAAGCTTGATTATTTTTATGTTTTAAATAATCAGCTATTTTATATCCTCATATTTTATCAAAGCCTTTGAAATTAGCCCTTTTTCTATATTTTCGTGGCAAGCAGCGCAGTTTGCTTTGCTTTTTATTTTTTCACGCTTAAAGACTTCTTTGTCCAAGCTCTCGTGTGCTTTTTGCCAAAAAGGACTTGAAGTTATTGCTATATCATCATTTTTGGCAAACTTTATCGCCCATTTTGAGCTTGATTTTTCAGCTGAGTTTTGGAGTAGGAATTTTAGAATTTTCTTATTTGTCTCATCATCAATGCTAGCATCATCGCCAAAGTGATTTTCAAGGTTAGCCATGATTTTTTCGTGCTTATCGCTTGTTTGCATAAAAGGCGCATAGAGCGTATGACACTGCGCGCACTCGTGGGCAAAGTCGCTATTTTGCGCTTTGTAATCAACAGGCTGCAGCCCAAGCGCAAATAGCGTATTTTTGGGGCTTAGCAGATAAAAAGCACTTAGCAAAATTCCGAGCAGCCAAAAGGCACTAAAAAGCCTGTGAAATTTATGAAATTCCACATTTTCATAGCTATTTTTATATCCGTTAATCATGCTTTTAGATGCTACGGCTTTATTTAAAACGCAGTCTAAAAAAGCCCCACAAATATGCAGGCAAACTATTGCTAAAAGAGCATTTGCTAGCATTTTGTGCGCATCTTTTATCCACGCAAAAGAGCTGTAATTTTCAAGCATAAAAGCAAAATATCCCACGCCCTCTTCGCTGCCGCTAGCAAGGTAGCCCAAAACTACCAAAAATACGCTAACGCCTAGCATTACTAGCACAAAAAGCGAGCTAGCAGGATTATGTCCTATGAAGTTTTGGTGTTTGGCTTGTAGCACGCTTTTAAGGTAAGCAAAAAGCCCTTTTAGCTCAAAGTCTTTAAAGCGTGAGTATTTCGTGCCAACAAAGCCCCAAATAATGCGCAAAATAACAAGCGCCCCAAAAAGCGAGCCAAAAAAAGCGTGAACAAAACCCTCGCTAAAATACGCCCCAAAGAACGAAATAATCATAATAAAATGCGAAATTCTAAGAGCAAAAGGCCAGATATATACTTTTTTCATTTTCATCCCTTGGATTTTGGAATTCCAAAATTTTTTTAAATTCTAGAATTCTAGAATTCTATAAATTTCGTTAAATTCTAGAATTCCTAAAAACTTCACTAGTCTCTCCAAGCACCATAAGTAGGTATTTCAACCGTT
Above is a genomic segment from Campylobacter magnus containing:
- a CDS encoding DUF4198 domain-containing protein; translation: MKSFFLKSCMAVGFSASSLLAHFGVVIPSANVVEEQAKLQITYKFTHPFEQMMMNMVKPNEAGVFINGKKTDLLPSLKEQKDGQNSYWQSEFEIKEPGLYVFYADPQGYFEPSEEKFIRHITKSVVNAYGYGNGWGEPVGLKAEIVPLTRPYALYAGMSFSGRVLYKGKPVKNAVVEVEFMNEGKKLSAPSEDHITLEVRTNELGEFSFTMPRAGWWGFSALLDDDEKMKKDGKEYPVELGAVIWVKADEFK
- a CDS encoding energy-coupling factor transporter transmembrane component T; translation: MKNHGALSLIITAIYSFGVGVSAEFSPIFALPILLLFCLKKIAVLNLLKKIFFLNLFVAFAVFSVMLTRNYELALLIALRANFIMLFNLMLFAGLKEGQIAGLFSELKFSAKFVSLVYFSLFFVEILRRELGIRLLALWSRGAGRGLFRLKAYANIVALLVILALKKSASLELTLKARGFKSQILWEQKFRAFGAEIFLLICVIICVILPYLEFL
- a CDS encoding cytochrome b/b6 domain-containing protein, with amino-acid sequence MKKVYIWPFALRISHFIMIISFFGAYFSEGFVHAFFGSLFGALVILRIIWGFVGTKYSRFKDFELKGLFAYLKSVLQAKHQNFIGHNPASSLFVLVMLGVSVFLVVLGYLASGSEEGVGYFAFMLENYSSFAWIKDAHKMLANALLAIVCLHICGAFLDCVLNKAVASKSMINGYKNSYENVEFHKFHRLFSAFWLLGILLSAFYLLSPKNTLFALGLQPVDYKAQNSDFAHECAQCHTLYAPFMQTSDKHEKIMANLENHFGDDASIDDETNKKILKFLLQNSAEKSSSKWAIKFAKNDDIAITSSPFWQKAHESLDKEVFKREKIKSKANCAACHENIEKGLISKALIKYEDIK
- a CDS encoding energy-coupling factor ABC transporter ATP-binding protein, producing MSCSLSAVKICAKIAGRELFRDFSLSLAHKQKLALLAPNGRGKSTLLMILAGLLPASSGQIFIFDDEMKSLKDFEKHRSKIGFLFQDSNDQFVRASVLDDVGFGLLSFELCASKEQANTKALKMLESLGISHLKDKICFHLSGGEKKLVALAGVLITEPKIVFLDEPTAGLDESSSARLAEILGSIDASMLIASHDKDFVSKITSNIYKLE
- a CDS encoding sulfate adenylyltransferase; protein product: MISPKRNKTLDITLEEFSTLELIDSGALGNFRSLMDEEEALEVESSGRLWGVIMPFAYSFAPSLESAQNLLKELKSSTKKEIKLNLALNGEIIGDIDIKSFYEQKNPDLSIFTAKNICILNKDGEQSGKIAISGEFSLRKNELISTKEKIQKRIAEVGASKVTAIMLTADPLHRLHERLIRMTIDKADLVLIFLVRTFSSEGRLDFDLRLECLEYVCENYIPKERVCIVPFSNTTLFSDHINPVLEAIAAKNFGANKLVIGQSHTGLGLHYEHNIASTLLDDYASELGLELIVMPEMFYCELCHTIVSSKSCPHGAHHHIKYHVNTLKKLLFKGIMPPAMLMRPQVSAIILDRLYPKRFNSLQKLCGDLFPNDGIVESYSQRDFYEKLMRLYQTSSLGS
- the cbiM gene encoding cobalt transporter CbiM; protein product: MHISEGVLRPEIIIPTSVAAVCLAGYFLWRLKSDEIVRTAAMSAVFFMGSFIHVPLGITSIHLMLSGLVGVFAGKNAFLAILIALIFQGLLFGFGGFSVLGLNALMLGLPAILGAVFARHLERKINWFLAGFVPIFISAVILSVVLLLNGEGFEALSGVLLASNAVLMVIEGFISFFAIGFILKVKPELLNVK